The following proteins are encoded in a genomic region of Drosophila miranda strain MSH22 chromosome 4, D.miranda_PacBio2.1, whole genome shotgun sequence:
- the LOC108163124 gene encoding lysosome-associated membrane glycoprotein 1, with product MFAHKLVLLGTTLLLLSSAVQSQSSISLKDANLQEAQKAPETTSEVPLTSSSSTSTSTSTTTTTTTAAPTTSTTTVKPSTSSSSTSTTTTTSTSTSTSTSTEPPKTTTTPAPVPTTTHAPQPYPAPSVGTWNATCILLTMAAQLNFTYETKDGKMAHGLFNIPPNATIGDSVCESQTIQSIQLSWGPVTSVQSMVMQFDNKNATTVLSSIQIHFFVMSEDYPDAKENQTLQLIHRGSEEFKTPEKMSYHCTRPQKFNLTETVDLKPEIGWLSVSNVQAEAFRGANASGFSTVHDCDSSETSDVVPIAVGIALAALILVVLISYLCVRRRSISRGYMSF from the exons ATGTTTGCCCACAAATTAGTGCTGCTAGGCACAACATTGCTATTGCTGAGCAGCGCAG TCCAATCACAAAGTTCAATTAGTTTGAAGGATGCCAATTTACAGGAGGCACAAAAAGCTCCGGAGACCACCTCAGAAGTGCCGCTGACATCGAGCAGCagcacctccacctccacctccacaacaacaacaaccactacagcagcaccaacaactTCGACGACCACTGTAAAGCCAAGCACCAGCTCTAGCTCCACAtcgacgacaacgacgaccAGTActagcaccagcaccagcaccagcactgAACCACCAAAGACAACCACTACACCTGCGCCAGTGCCAACCACGACCCATGCCCCACAACCATATCCCGCACCCAGCGTGGGCACATGGAATGCAACCTGCATTCTGCTCACCATGGCCGCCCAACTGAACTTTACCTATGAGACCAAGG ATGGAAAGATGGCGCATGGTCTGTTCAACATACCACCCAATGCCACCATTGGGGATAGTGTGTGCGAAAGCCAGACCATTCAATCCATTCAATTGAGCTGGGGACCGGTAACCTCTGTGCAATCGATGGTGATGCAGTTTGACAACAAGAATGCAACTACTGTATTGTCGAGCATCCAAATCCATTTTTTTGTTATGAGCGAGGACTACCCCGATGCCAAGG AGAACCAAACTCTTCAGCTTATTCATCGCGGCAGTGAGGAATTCAAGACGCCCGAGAAGATGTCTTACCATTGCACACGCCCTCAGAAGTTTAACTTGACCGAGACCGTGGATTTGAAGCCAGAGATTGGATGGCTCAGCGTTAGCAATGTCCAGGCGGAGGCTTTCCGTGGGGCCAATGCCAGCGGATTCTCCACCGTCCACGATTGTGATAGCTCGGAGACCTCAGATGTGGTGCCCATTGCTGTTGGCATTGCCCTGGCCGCCTTAATTCTGGTCGTTCTCATCTCGTATCTGTGCGTACGCCGTCGATCCATCTCGCGCGGCTACATGAGCTTCTAA
- the LOC108163122 gene encoding intraflagellar transport protein 88 homolog: protein MSVQDKQQPVDPKTESEVVPPPPPTAAGRPRPPTSQLFSRGNLVSSRAGGGDKTALARPSTAVRAVGYAANSSGSAGQRFDQFFLEKAKQQTLSSANAAVDAAKEVNPQIKYKNLEAKIVKLLEASIVLTSRSASGDVNQEVKSPLADALNKAKEAFSLDRTLHRFRDQQGENVYHNFDLTYAVFFNLAEQYEHNDMHIEALNTYSIMTKNKMFPHVNQLKLNMGNIYYKMGIYPKAIKMYRMALDSVPKNLNQLRLKITENIGVLFVRMGSYSDAASSFEFIMSERPDIKSGIHLLLCYYSMGDVEKIKSAFRNLCDVQAVESESDLDSENNIIKLQQQAEQAGQVAGAQDLQKSTDGEASGGGAEVAVIDAEGGSTYEKVQESINTSAKAKNRSVLQALKTDELALYTKQKRNAEKRSITMIVDLISPIIEENYNDGYNWCIEIIKTSNLSWLANELELNKALVYLRQNDVNQAIETLQMYDRKSEGSMTASALTNLSFIYISLGNLEMASHCLNQLQDIGALETNALALINAGIVDMQKQNLGSARDRFERALQLQPTNFEANYNLGLVALAQQDFQQAEEQFELLKAQLMVPHSVQHSHVYYQLAKLQERRLSNGSGIVGSGFKPTATPGALQAYLQVLGISAADIDSRLFEKVGSMYEQIQDHQEANQYYNEAYRINMSDISIASSIGSYYIKLQATEKALYYYERAVLADPNDPNLMLRIASCFRNSYLPPKQYLGMFEKIYARFPDNLTCVRALMQVTKSLGLTDLHERYSLDYARLHKLQQERQNEQRYQQQRLSSATSSSSRMRTIRPSNEERLQENSDLSGTMAYRQSSATFSVQQFDPLGPPAERPRTGMFRGQHSRDDSDDDAEMNAESLLPI, encoded by the exons ATGAGTGTACAGGACAAACAACAACCCGTCGACCCCAAAACCGAATCCGAGGTAGTGCCACCGCCTCCACCAACAGCCGCAGGAAGACCCCGGCCACCCACTTCGCAACTCTTTTCG CGCGGTAATCTGGTAAGCAGTCGGGCAGGCGGTGGGGATAAGACAGCGCTGGCCAGACCATCCACTGCGGTCCGGGCCGTGGGCTATGCGGCCAACAGCAGTGGTTCCGCTGGCCAAAGGTTCGATCAGTTCTTTCTGGAGAAGGCCAAGCAGCAGACACTCTCCTCGGCCAATGCAGCCGTAGATGCAGCCAAGGAAGTCAA TCCCCAGATTAAGTACAAAAATCTAGAGGCAAAGATTGTGAAGCTACTGGAGGCATCCATTGTATTGACCTCACGGAGTGCCAGTGGAGACGTTAATCAGGAGGTAAAGTCTCCTCTGGCAGATGCATTAAACAAGGCCAAAGAAGCCTTCTCCTTGGATCGAACACTGCACCGCTTTCGGGATCAGCAGGGGGAGAATGTGTATCACAACTTTGATTTGACCTATGCT GTCTTTTTCAATCTCGCCGAGCAATACGAGCACAATGATATGCACATCGAGGCCCTCAACACGTACAGCATTATGACAAAGAACAAGATGTTTCCCCATGTCAATCAGCTGAAGCTCAACATGGGTAACATTTACTACAAGATGGGGATCTATCCGAAAGCCATTAAAATGTATCGCATGGCCTTGGATTCGGTGCCCAAGAACCTGAACCAGTTGCGTCTGAAGATCACCGAGAATATTGGCGTACTGTTCGTGCGGATGGGCTCCTATTCGGACGCTGCCTCCAGTTTTGAGTTCATCATGTCTGAGCGGCCGGACATCAAGAGCGGGATCCATTTGCTGCTCTGCTACTATTCCATGGGCGATGTGGAGAAGATAAAGAGTGCATTCCGCAATCTTTGCGATGTCCAGGCCGTCGAGAGTGAAAGCGATCTGGACAGTGAGAATAATattatcaagctgcaacagcagGCCGAACAGGCAGGACAAGTCGCAGGTGCACAGGATCTACAAAAATCCACAGATGGTGAGGCCAGTGGTGGTGGTGCCGAAGTGGCCGTAATCGATGCCGAGGGTGGCAGCACCTACGAGAAGGTACAAGAGTCCATCAATACCTCGGCCAAGGCAAAGAATCGTTCTGTTCTGCAGGCCCTCAAAACGGATGAGCTGGCTTTGTACACCAAACAAAAGAGGAATGCCGAGAAGCGTTCCATTACAATGATTGTGGATCTAATATCACCTATAATTGAGGAGAACTACAATGATG GCTACAACTGGTGCATTGAGATCATCAAGACATCGAATCTATCCTGGTTGGCCAATGAACTTGAACTAAACAAGGCCTTGGTCTACCTTCGACAGAACGATGTAAATCAGGCCATCGAAACCTTGCAGATGTATGATCGCAAGAGCGAGGGATCCATGACAGCCAGTGCACTGACAAACCTGAGTTTCATTTACATAAGT TTGGGCAACCTGGAGATGGCCTCGCATTGTCTGAATCAGCTGCAGGATATCGGAGCTCTGGAGACAAATGCTTTGGCCTTGATTAATGCTGGGATTGTGGATATGCAGAAGCAGAACCTAGGTTCGGCCAGGGATCGCTTCGAGCGAGCCCTGCAGCTGCAACCCACAAACTTTGAGGCCAACTATAATCTAGGCTTGGTGGCGCTCGCTCAGCAGGACTTTCAGCAGGCAGAGGAGCAGTTCGAGCTGCTGAAGGCGCAGCTAATGGTGCCGCACTCGGTGCAGCATAGCCATGTCTACTATCAGCTGGCAAAGCTGCAAGAGCGAAGACTCAGCAATGGCTCTGGTATTGTGGGGAGCGGCTTTAAGCCAACGGCAACCCCTGGAGCACTGCAGGCGTATCTGCAGGTACTGGGTATATCTGCCGCCGACATCGACTCGCGTCTGTTTGAGAAGGTCGGCTCCATGTATGAGCAGATTCAGGACCATCAGGAGGCGAACCAGTACTACAATGAGGCCTACCGCATCAACATGAGCGACATTAGCATTGCCAGCTCCATTGGCTCCTACTACATTAAGTTGCAGGCCACGGAAAAGGCCCTCTACTACTACGAGCGAGCGGttctggctgatcctaatgaCCCCAACCTCATGCTGCGTATCGCCAGCTGTTTCCGAAACTCCTATCTGCCGCCCAAGCAGTATCTGGGGATGTTCGAGAAGATCTATGCTCGATTTCCGGATAACCTTACCTGCGTGCGGGCTttgatgcaggtgaccaagAGCCTGGGTCTCACTGATCTCCACGAGAGGTATTCCCTGGACTATGCCCGACTCCACAAGCTGCAACAGGAGCGACAGAACGAGCAACGctaccagcagcagcgtctATCATCGGCTACTTCAAGCAGTAGTCGAATGAGAA CTATCCGACCATCGAATGAGGAACGTTTGCAGGAAAACAGCGATCTCTCTGGTACAATGGCTTACAGACAGAGTTCGGCCACGTTTTCAG TTCAACAATTTGATCCTTTGGGTCCGCCAGCAGAGCGTCCACGCACCGGCATGTTTCGTGGCCAACACAGCAGAGATGATTCCGATGATGATGCGGAGATGAATGCCGAAAGCTTGTTGCCCATCTAA
- the LOC108161464 gene encoding uncharacterized protein LOC108161464, producing MNPICRIDINLPECQKWMDDVYNKCREIFSREVASSAWWQDETPAIYKENIQAMTAIDCHKLKRDLAREVAATGPGSSAPTGPRSFLWWHKVMLVVAYLLVFAALVFLYRCVNARCSRSEHVRGHGHGHGQGQVKIKEGTVAVEPDEALRPISRLAPKKKAKSKKHWLRRKCRHLFVHSEAELRRQQAKREREERVHEEHVKQKIEKWTHARELEEQKRRDKKERSKSSSE from the coding sequence ATGAATCCCATTTGCCGAATTGATATTAACTTGCCCGAGTGCCAGAAATGGATGGATGATGTGTACAACAAATGTCGAGAGATCTTCAGCAGGGAAGTGGCTTCATCAGCCTGGTGGCAGGACGAAACACCGGCCATATACAAAGAGAACATACAAGCCATGACCGCCATTGATTGTCACAAGTTGAAGCGTGATCTGGCCAGAGAAGTGGCTGCCACAGGTCCAGGATCCTCGGCCCCGACAGGCCCCCGCTCCTTTCTTTGGTGGCACAAGGTGATGCTTGTCGTGGCGTATCTTCTGGTCTTTGCTGCACTTGTCTTCCTGTATCGATGTGTCAATGCCAGGTGTAGTAGAAGTGAACATGTGCggggacatggacatggacatggacaagGACAAGTGAAGATCAAAGAAGGGACAGTAGCTGTAGAGCCGGACGAGGCCCTTCGTCCCATATCTAGGCTAGCGCCAAAAAAGAAGGCAAAATCGAAGAAGCATTGGTTGCGTCGCAAGTGTCGCCACCTGTTTGTTCACAGCGAAGCGGAGTTGCGTCGCCAGCAGGCCAAGCGGGAAAGGGAAGAACGAGTCCATGAGGAGCACGTCAAGCAAAAGATCGAGAAGTGGACCCATGCTCGGGAACTGGAGGAGCAGAAGCGACGGGACAAGAAGGAAAGAAGTAAATCGTCGAGCGAATGA
- the LOC108161465 gene encoding protein SPT2 homolog produces the protein MSRLMTRKQKRESAERERRERNRMKEVKRRERLGLYGPLKYPNKKAEPKGVKETCNLSDGEEEMEEMRDFIVEEDEDISSKLVSSHIRTIFGYDKRRFADEPDMDLRHMEANFGEVEKEERTSMRLGRKEDLDDMRLEREQNKRKKMKMSKGK, from the exons ATGAGCCGCTTAATGACCAGAAAGCAGAAGCGTGAAAGCGCCGAGCGCGAACGCAGGGAACGCAATCGCATGAAAGAGGTGAAGAGACGCGAGAGGCTGGGCCTCTATG GTCCCTTGAAATATCCGAACAAAAAGGCTGAACCTAAGGGTGTTAAAGAGACCTGCAACTTGTCCGATGGCGAAGAAGAAATGGAGGAGATGCGGGATTTCATTGtcgaggaagatgaggatatTAGCTCCAAATTGGTTTCATCGCACATCCGGACAATCTTTGGCTATGACAAGCGTCGCTTTGCGGACGAGCCGGACATGGACTTGCGTCACATGGAGGCCAACTTTGGTGAAGTGGAGAAAGAGGAGCGCACTAGCATGCGTCTGGGCAGGAAGGAGGACCTGGACGATATGCGCCTGGAACGCGAGCAGAACAAACGCAAAAAAATGAAGATGTCCAAGGGGAAATAG